The following are encoded together in the Desulfonauticus submarinus genome:
- a CDS encoding sulfite exporter TauE/SafE family protein, whose translation SHPALADRLGEAIAQAPKGEGAGMINEGAAKGYLGIPGAPQINLIVGFFWAIWVGWIFSTVGAFGGIMAGVGHITVYGLGNYASTFKKTSPVLNKVLTDSIRVSNQWLVGTSAAISSFNYWKMGRLVLPLGLALAIGSISGSYLVPVITAGKISLKQYIGYFGLFVLFLGCYLFYETTPAGQAKKKKAKEAAKAFQESVKKQKEGAQIDESELGVKVRSFSLTRVVFTFYGVEFSFNPLIPVVGGFFIAAIASFLGVGGGFLLVPFLTSVAGLPMYLVAGTSALAVLIGMITSIFSYMFVKGTPVFWPLIGVELLGIIVGSVIGPRTSKYIPDIWLKRLFVVLAFYVGIRYTTKGFLGYSILPPF comes from the coding sequence TAGTCATCCTGCGTTAGCGGACAGGTTAGGTGAAGCGATAGCGCAGGCTCCTAAGGGAGAGGGAGCGGGGATGATTAATGAAGGGGCAGCAAAGGGTTATTTAGGGATACCAGGAGCTCCTCAGATTAATTTAATAGTTGGTTTTTTTTGGGCCATATGGGTAGGTTGGATATTTTCTACAGTAGGAGCATTTGGTGGGATAATGGCAGGAGTTGGTCATATTACGGTGTATGGTTTAGGCAACTATGCCTCTACCTTTAAGAAGACATCTCCAGTATTAAATAAGGTATTAACGGACTCAATTAGGGTATCTAACCAATGGTTGGTAGGTACGAGTGCAGCAATATCATCATTTAATTATTGGAAGATGGGCAGACTTGTATTGCCGTTGGGATTAGCGTTAGCCATTGGATCTATTAGTGGTAGTTATTTGGTACCAGTAATTACAGCTGGTAAGATTTCTTTAAAGCAATATATTGGATATTTTGGATTATTTGTGTTGTTTTTGGGGTGTTATTTATTTTACGAGACCACTCCAGCAGGTCAGGCTAAGAAGAAGAAGGCCAAAGAGGCAGCCAAAGCATTTCAGGAGAGTGTGAAGAAGCAAAAAGAAGGTGCTCAGATAGATGAGAGTGAGTTAGGAGTAAAGGTAAGGTCATTTAGTTTAACCAGAGTAGTATTTACATTTTATGGAGTAGAATTTTCTTTTAATCCATTGATTCCAGTAGTTGGTGGATTTTTTATTGCTGCAATAGCTTCCTTTTTGGGAGTAGGTGGTGGATTTTTATTAGTACCATTTTTGACTAGTGTTGCAGGTTTGCCCATGTATTTGGTTGCAGGAACTTCAGCATTAGCAGTATTGATAGGTATGATTACAAGTATATTTTCTTATATGTTTGTTAAAGGTACTCCTGTATTTTGGCCTTTAATAGGAGTGGAATTGTTAGGAATAATAGTAGGATCAGTGATTGGTCCAAGGACTTCCAAATATATTCCAGACATTTGGTTGAAGAGATTGTTTGTAGTGTTGGCTTTTTATGTAGGTATTCGCTACACAACCAAAGGATTCTTAGGATATAGCATACTGCCTCCCTTCTAA
- a CDS encoding CsgG/HfaB family protein — translation MLRQVRGIGAIIFSLVIGLVLSGCMEKFVEPKAKTVNKMEELLPPYNGPKAKVAVAKFEWKVGEGGTKTTISSSMFGNISIKETPEQSGYAKALRDMLTTAMVQSKRFKVLERQNLDVLAKEINLQKKGWTDKSGVKKGHFKGADLLIVAAVTGWDPGTSGSSGGLFGDYGKIFSSLKGSFKKSSLAMDIRIIDTKTSEILAATTVRGEAKDVNVTGALSVLTGGGSLGGNLGSFANTPMEKAIRTCIYEAVKFLCENTPKKYFRYR, via the coding sequence ATGCTAAGACAAGTTAGGGGGATTGGAGCTATAATTTTTAGCTTGGTTATTGGATTGGTTTTAAGTGGTTGTATGGAGAAATTTGTAGAGCCTAAAGCCAAAACAGTAAATAAAATGGAAGAACTTTTGCCGCCTTATAATGGGCCAAAAGCAAAAGTAGCAGTTGCTAAGTTTGAGTGGAAAGTAGGAGAAGGAGGAACTAAGACTACTATTAGTAGCTCTATGTTTGGCAATATTTCTATTAAAGAGACTCCAGAGCAATCAGGCTATGCCAAGGCTTTAAGAGATATGTTAACTACAGCAATGGTACAGAGTAAGCGTTTTAAGGTGTTGGAGAGACAAAATTTAGATGTTTTGGCAAAGGAAATAAATCTTCAGAAAAAAGGTTGGACAGATAAAAGTGGAGTAAAAAAAGGTCATTTTAAAGGAGCTGATTTGCTTATAGTGGCTGCAGTAACAGGTTGGGATCCTGGAACTTCTGGTAGTAGTGGAGGTTTGTTTGGTGACTATGGAAAGATTTTTAGTTCTTTAAAAGGAAGTTTTAAGAAGTCTTCTTTAGCTATGGATATACGTATTATTGATACTAAAACTTCTGAAATTTTAGCTGCTACTACTGTACGGGGTGAGGCAAAAGATGTAAATGTTACAGGAGCATTAAGTGTGTTAACTGGTGGAGGTAGTTTGGGTGGAAATTTAGGTAGCTTTGCTAATACTCCAATGGAAAAGGCTATTCGTACTTGTATTTATGAAGCAGTTAAATTTTTATGTGAAAATACTCCTAAAAAATATTTTCGTTATAGATAA
- a CDS encoding valine--tRNA ligase, translating to MPDRELPKGYEPKQVEDKWISFWEEERTFSPKVEEVKKPYSIVIPPPNVTGTLHMGHALNITLQDILCRFHRQIGYDVLWVPGTDHAGIATQNVVEKALAKEGKTRQDLGRDKFIDRVWEWKEEYGGKILNQVRKLGASVDWTRLRFTMDEGLSKAVREVFVQLYEEGLIYKGDYIINWCPRCHTALADLEVEYSDVDGGLYYLRYPLKDDSGEVIIATTRPETMLGDTAVAVNPKDERYSHLIGKKVVLPLVNREIPIIGDAYVDMEFGTGCLKVTPAHDVNDFELGRKHKLESVKVIDDWGKMTEDAGEFAGLDRFECRKKIVDVLKQKGFLVKQEPYKHSVGHCYRCNTVIEPYVSKQWFVKVGPLAKRARDAVAEGKTKIYPEQWTKTYFEWLDNIRDWCISRQIWWGHRIPAWTCEECGKLSVSRQDLTSCPNCGSEKIWQEEDVLDTWFSSALWPFSTLGWPEKTKELEIFYPTSALVTGFDILFFWVARMMMMGLHFMKDVPFKDVYIHALVRDAKGQKMSKSKGNVIDPLVIIEKYGTDALRFTLTAFAAMGRDIKLSEERIEGYRHFINKIWNAARFALMNLEDNCDYDLEMVVGLPHEWILHRLEEVKQKVKDSILSYNFNEAAQSLYQFVWHEFCDWYLELIKPALYGEQKEKKNIAQTCLRQVLGEILILLHPIIPFVTQEIWTYLPGVKQKNLAKLGFPPFRPEFVKPEVQTQMEFLQGVISGVRNIKAELGISLGTKLSLWGRVKEKNDLDFLLSHQQYIETLARLNDVHLDTDLKEPEGAAVFVVKGYEFFVPVKDVVDIEAELKRLAKELNKIQKDLNIVEKKLSNDSFLNKAPKAVVEKEKAKKAELEDKKVKLEFLYDKLKRLK from the coding sequence ATGCCAGACAGAGAATTGCCCAAAGGTTATGAACCAAAGCAAGTAGAAGATAAGTGGATTTCTTTTTGGGAAGAAGAAAGAACATTTTCTCCAAAAGTAGAAGAAGTTAAAAAGCCCTATTCAATAGTTATTCCTCCTCCTAATGTTACAGGTACTTTGCATATGGGGCATGCTTTAAATATTACCTTACAAGATATTTTGTGTCGGTTTCATCGTCAAATAGGTTATGATGTGCTTTGGGTTCCAGGTACAGATCATGCAGGTATTGCTACTCAAAATGTGGTAGAAAAGGCTTTAGCCAAAGAAGGAAAAACTAGACAAGATTTGGGTAGAGATAAGTTTATAGATAGAGTGTGGGAGTGGAAAGAGGAATATGGGGGGAAAATTTTAAATCAGGTACGCAAATTGGGAGCATCTGTTGATTGGACGCGACTTAGGTTTACTATGGATGAAGGCTTGTCCAAAGCTGTGCGAGAGGTTTTTGTGCAGTTATATGAAGAAGGACTTATTTATAAGGGAGATTATATAATTAATTGGTGCCCAAGATGCCATACTGCTTTAGCTGATTTGGAGGTAGAGTATTCTGACGTAGATGGTGGGTTATATTATTTACGTTACCCTTTAAAAGATGACTCAGGAGAAGTTATTATTGCCACCACTAGACCTGAGACAATGCTTGGAGACACAGCTGTGGCTGTAAACCCTAAAGATGAGCGTTATAGTCATCTTATTGGTAAAAAAGTAGTTTTACCATTGGTAAATAGAGAGATTCCTATTATTGGTGATGCTTATGTGGATATGGAGTTCGGAACAGGTTGCCTTAAGGTAACTCCAGCTCATGATGTTAATGATTTTGAGTTGGGAAGAAAACATAAGTTAGAAAGTGTAAAGGTAATAGATGATTGGGGGAAAATGACAGAGGATGCTGGCGAATTTGCAGGTTTGGATAGATTTGAGTGTAGAAAGAAAATCGTAGACGTGTTAAAACAAAAAGGTTTTTTAGTAAAACAAGAGCCATATAAACACAGTGTGGGACATTGTTATAGATGTAATACAGTTATAGAGCCATATGTCTCTAAGCAATGGTTTGTTAAAGTAGGTCCTTTGGCTAAGAGAGCAAGAGATGCAGTAGCAGAAGGGAAAACTAAGATTTATCCAGAGCAGTGGACAAAAACATATTTTGAATGGTTAGATAATATAAGAGATTGGTGTATTTCTCGCCAAATTTGGTGGGGGCATAGAATACCTGCTTGGACTTGTGAAGAATGTGGAAAGTTAAGTGTATCAAGGCAAGATTTAACTAGCTGTCCTAATTGCGGAAGTGAAAAAATTTGGCAAGAAGAAGATGTATTAGACACATGGTTTTCTTCTGCTTTATGGCCATTTTCCACTTTAGGTTGGCCTGAGAAAACAAAAGAATTAGAGATCTTTTATCCCACTTCTGCTCTAGTTACTGGATTTGATATTTTGTTTTTTTGGGTAGCTAGAATGATGATGATGGGACTCCATTTTATGAAGGATGTTCCTTTTAAAGACGTTTATATTCACGCTTTAGTTCGAGATGCCAAAGGACAAAAGATGAGTAAATCTAAAGGGAATGTAATTGATCCTTTGGTAATAATAGAAAAATATGGAACAGATGCTTTGCGTTTTACCTTAACAGCATTTGCTGCCATGGGCAGAGATATTAAACTTAGTGAGGAACGGATTGAAGGTTATAGACATTTTATAAATAAAATATGGAATGCTGCAAGGTTTGCCTTAATGAATTTAGAAGATAATTGTGATTATGACTTAGAAATGGTGGTTGGATTACCTCATGAGTGGATATTACATCGTTTAGAAGAAGTGAAACAAAAGGTAAAAGACTCTATTTTAAGTTATAATTTTAATGAAGCAGCTCAAAGCTTATATCAGTTTGTTTGGCATGAATTCTGTGATTGGTACTTAGAATTAATTAAACCAGCTTTGTATGGAGAGCAAAAAGAGAAAAAGAATATCGCCCAAACTTGTTTAAGGCAGGTTTTGGGAGAGATTTTAATTTTATTACATCCGATTATTCCATTTGTAACCCAAGAGATATGGACTTATCTTCCTGGAGTTAAGCAAAAAAATTTGGCTAAACTAGGTTTTCCTCCCTTTAGGCCTGAATTTGTTAAACCAGAAGTCCAAACTCAAATGGAGTTTTTGCAAGGAGTTATTTCTGGGGTTAGAAATATAAAAGCAGAACTTGGTATTTCTTTGGGTACAAAACTTTCTTTATGGGGACGAGTAAAAGAGAAAAATGATTTAGACTTTTTGCTTAGTCATCAGCAATACATAGAAACTTTAGCTAGATTAAATGATGTCCATTTGGATACCGATTTAAAAGAACCTGAGGGAGCTGCTGTTTTTGTAGTTAAGGGGTATGAGTTTTTTGTGCCTGTAAAAGATGTGGTAGATATAGAAGCAGAGTTGAAGCGATTGGCAAAAGAATTAAATAAAATTCAAAAAGACCTTAATATTGTAGAAAAAAAACTAAGTAATGACTCTTTTTTGAATAAAGCTCCTAAAGCGGTTGTAGAAAAAGAAAAGGCAAAAAAAGCAGAGTTAGAAGATAAAAAAGTAAAGCTAGAATTTTTATATGACAAATTAAAGAGGTTAAAATAG
- a CDS encoding anaerobic ribonucleoside-triphosphate reductase activating protein, producing MHYRPELKGFLPFSLIDWPGKVSSVLFFSGCNFACPTCHNFELAKGGQNLPSLSWNEIYSSLRAKKKWLDGVVLTGGEVTLLPYLGEMCFELKKIGYGVKVDSNGFRPEIIEELLTKELVDLFAVDVKGPWEKYSKLVGKNIDPAEIAFKMKKIFSLASKNHDKFLFRLTKVPLLEEKDIEIVKKYLPKGFELILQEYKEPSEKNLIFK from the coding sequence GTGCATTATAGACCAGAGTTAAAAGGTTTTTTACCTTTTAGCTTAATTGATTGGCCTGGAAAGGTTTCCTCAGTATTATTTTTTTCGGGTTGTAATTTTGCCTGTCCTACTTGTCATAACTTTGAGCTTGCCAAGGGTGGTCAGAATTTACCTTCCTTATCTTGGAATGAGATTTATTCTAGTTTGAGAGCAAAGAAAAAGTGGTTAGATGGAGTGGTATTGACTGGTGGAGAGGTTACTTTACTTCCTTATTTAGGAGAGATGTGTTTTGAATTAAAAAAAATAGGCTATGGGGTAAAGGTTGATAGTAACGGTTTTAGACCTGAGATTATAGAAGAGCTTTTGACAAAAGAGCTTGTAGATTTATTTGCAGTAGATGTAAAAGGACCATGGGAAAAGTATTCTAAGCTTGTAGGAAAGAATATTGACCCTGCGGAAATTGCTTTTAAGATGAAAAAGATTTTTAGTTTAGCAAGCAAAAATCATGATAAATTTTTATTTCGTTTAACCAAAGTGCCTTTGCTTGAGGAAAAGGATATAGAAATAGTAAAGAAATATTTACCTAAAGGCTTTGAGTTGATTCTACAAGAATATAAAGAACCGTCTGAAAAAAATCTGATTTTTAAATAA
- the cobA gene encoding uroporphyrinogen-III C-methyltransferase, giving the protein MKDKDKKREGQKGKVYLIGAGPGDPGLLTLRAKEVLEQADVVVYDYLASEELLTYCPQAEIIYVGKKGGDHTLPQDKINELLIQKALAGKIVARLKGGDPYVFGRGGEEAEEIVEHGLDFEVIPGVTSAVAAPAYAGIPLTHRRYTSSVSFITGHEDPKKKESAIDWEALVRSRSTLVFFMGVKNLPNIVENLLAAGMDKDMPVALVHWGTTCRQKTMVSALGSVVKEAKEKNFRPPSLIIVGRVVELKPVLDWFEKRPLLGKKIVITRAREQASALKARLRELGACVLECPTIKIVPLKDYTEVHETLANLEFFDWLIFTSVNGVKFFWKVLREAHLDARALGGLQVAAIGPATKEALIQKGIYPDFVPDKYVAEEVVDGLLKLGIKNKHILIPRAKEAREVLPNELQKAGARIKVLPVYETVLAEDKKQELLDSLKRQEIDLVTFTSSSTVRNFFHLIGKDNKEEDLLRQIKFASIGPITSKTLQEYGYNPSIEAQEYTIDGLVKAIVNNFI; this is encoded by the coding sequence ATGAAGGATAAAGATAAAAAAAGAGAAGGACAAAAAGGCAAAGTATATCTTATTGGAGCAGGACCTGGAGATCCAGGTTTGCTTACCTTACGGGCTAAAGAAGTTTTAGAGCAAGCAGATGTAGTAGTATACGATTATTTAGCTAGTGAAGAACTTTTAACTTATTGTCCTCAAGCTGAGATTATTTATGTAGGGAAAAAGGGCGGTGATCATACTTTACCTCAAGATAAAATAAATGAGCTTTTAATTCAAAAAGCCTTGGCAGGAAAAATTGTTGCCAGATTAAAAGGTGGAGATCCATATGTCTTTGGCAGAGGCGGAGAAGAAGCTGAAGAAATTGTAGAACACGGGCTTGATTTTGAGGTAATTCCTGGGGTTACTTCTGCTGTAGCTGCACCAGCGTATGCTGGTATCCCTCTTACCCATAGACGCTATACCTCCTCTGTATCTTTTATTACAGGACATGAAGATCCTAAAAAGAAAGAAAGTGCTATAGATTGGGAAGCTTTGGTTAGAAGTAGAAGTACCCTTGTTTTTTTTATGGGAGTTAAGAATTTGCCCAATATTGTTGAGAACTTACTTGCTGCAGGCATGGATAAAGACATGCCAGTTGCTTTGGTGCATTGGGGAACTACCTGTAGACAAAAGACTATGGTTTCTGCTCTAGGCTCAGTAGTAAAAGAAGCTAAAGAAAAAAATTTTCGTCCCCCATCCTTAATTATAGTTGGAAGAGTGGTTGAATTAAAACCTGTTTTGGATTGGTTTGAAAAAAGACCATTACTTGGGAAAAAAATAGTAATTACTCGCGCAAGAGAACAGGCTAGTGCTCTTAAAGCAAGGCTTCGAGAGTTGGGCGCATGTGTTTTAGAGTGTCCTACTATTAAAATTGTTCCTTTAAAAGATTATACAGAAGTACATGAAACTTTGGCTAATTTAGAGTTCTTTGATTGGTTGATATTTACTTCTGTAAATGGGGTTAAATTTTTTTGGAAAGTACTTAGAGAAGCTCATTTAGATGCCAGAGCTCTTGGGGGCTTGCAAGTAGCTGCCATTGGCCCAGCTACTAAAGAGGCTCTGATTCAGAAAGGAATCTATCCTGACTTTGTCCCAGATAAGTATGTAGCAGAAGAAGTAGTGGATGGTCTTTTAAAATTGGGCATAAAAAATAAACATATTCTTATCCCGCGAGCAAAAGAAGCAAGAGAAGTTTTGCCCAATGAACTTCAGAAAGCAGGTGCAAGGATAAAAGTGTTGCCTGTGTATGAAACAGTGTTGGCAGAAGATAAAAAACAAGAGCTCTTGGATTCTTTAAAAAGACAAGAAATAGATTTGGTTACCTTTACAAGTTCCTCAACAGTGAGGAATTTTTTTCATTTAATTGGTAAGGATAATAAAGAAGAAGATTTGCTTAGGCAAATAAAATTTGCTTCTATTGGTCCTATTACTTCTAAAACCCTACAAGAATATGGGTACAACCCATCTATTGAGGCTCAAGAGTATACTATAGATGGATTAGTTAAAGCCATTGTAAATAACTTTATATAG
- a CDS encoding ribonucleoside triphosphate reductase, translating into MPKQIRKRDGRLETWSVDKIAGAILKALKASQIKDPLLAKRLALKVEAKLTNIEVPDQEQVQDMVELVLMENRLYDVARKYIIYREKRREIREQKKSFLDVCKIIDEYMDKTDWRVNENANLSHSFQGLMLHLSGSVQARYALEKYPQEIREAHNLGYFHIHDLSFGLAGYCAGWSLKDLLLEGFNLEGRCSAGPAKHFDSALGQMVNFLGTLQNEWAGAQAFNNVDTYLAPFIAYDKLTYDEVKQAIQKFVFNLNTTSRWGGQSPFTNLTFDLVPPPHIAKEAIIIGGKPQDSTYGEFVKEMEWINKAFLEVMLEGDYHGRIFSFPIPTYNVTKDFPWESEVGELILKLTGKYGAPYFQNFINSDLKPEDVRSMCCRLQMDLRELRKRTGGLFGAGDLTGSIGVVTLNLPKLAYLSQNEEDFLSLITEYAELAKESLEFKRKLIADNLEKNMFPFTKRYLKLGYKNHFSTIGLVGGHEACMNLLGKGIETEEGTRLMIRVLEHLRDLTRKFQEETENLYNLEATPAEGTSYRLAKIDKSLYANIFTSGNGVPYYTNSTNLPVDFTQDIFEALDHQDKLQPLYTGGTVFHTYLGEAVYDKDALCNFIIKALSNTKLPYLSITPTFSVCKNDGYLEGEHFVCPKCGEEAEVYTRVVGYYRPVKQWNMGKQAEYNSRKLFGIS; encoded by the coding sequence ATGCCCAAGCAAATTAGGAAACGAGATGGAAGATTGGAAACATGGTCTGTAGATAAAATTGCAGGAGCTATTTTAAAGGCTCTTAAAGCAAGTCAAATAAAAGATCCGCTTTTAGCAAAAAGGTTAGCTTTAAAGGTCGAAGCTAAACTCACAAATATTGAAGTGCCAGATCAAGAGCAAGTTCAAGATATGGTAGAGCTTGTGCTGATGGAGAACCGACTTTATGATGTAGCTAGAAAGTATATTATTTATAGAGAAAAAAGACGAGAGATTCGGGAACAGAAAAAAAGTTTTTTAGATGTATGTAAGATTATTGATGAATATATGGATAAAACAGATTGGAGAGTTAATGAAAATGCTAATTTATCTCATTCCTTCCAGGGCTTGATGCTTCATCTGTCAGGGTCTGTTCAGGCTAGGTATGCATTAGAGAAATATCCTCAAGAAATTAGAGAAGCTCATAATTTAGGATACTTTCACATTCATGACCTTTCTTTTGGCTTAGCAGGTTATTGCGCTGGTTGGAGCTTAAAAGATCTTCTTTTAGAAGGCTTTAATTTAGAAGGAAGATGTTCTGCTGGACCTGCTAAACATTTTGATTCTGCTTTAGGCCAGATGGTAAATTTTTTGGGCACTCTTCAGAATGAGTGGGCAGGAGCTCAAGCGTTTAATAATGTAGATACATATTTAGCTCCTTTTATTGCTTATGATAAATTGACTTATGATGAGGTAAAGCAAGCGATTCAGAAATTTGTTTTTAATTTGAACACCACTTCTAGATGGGGTGGACAATCTCCATTCACTAATTTGACCTTTGATCTTGTCCCACCTCCCCATATTGCTAAAGAAGCAATTATTATTGGTGGAAAACCTCAAGATAGCACTTATGGTGAGTTTGTAAAAGAAATGGAATGGATAAATAAAGCCTTTTTAGAGGTAATGTTGGAAGGAGACTATCATGGTCGCATTTTTAGTTTTCCAATTCCTACCTATAACGTAACCAAGGATTTTCCTTGGGAAAGTGAGGTGGGGGAATTGATTTTAAAGCTTACTGGTAAATATGGTGCACCCTATTTTCAAAATTTTATTAATTCAGATTTGAAGCCAGAAGATGTTCGTTCCATGTGTTGTAGATTACAAATGGATTTAAGAGAATTAAGAAAAAGAACAGGAGGTCTTTTTGGAGCAGGCGATCTTACTGGTTCTATTGGAGTAGTTACTTTAAATTTACCTAAGTTAGCTTATTTATCCCAAAATGAGGAAGATTTCCTAAGTTTAATTACAGAGTATGCAGAATTAGCTAAAGAATCTTTAGAGTTTAAAAGAAAACTTATTGCAGACAATTTAGAAAAAAATATGTTTCCTTTTACTAAGAGATATTTAAAACTAGGATATAAAAATCATTTTAGTACAATCGGATTAGTAGGAGGACATGAGGCCTGTATGAACTTGCTGGGTAAAGGTATTGAGACAGAGGAAGGAACACGGTTAATGATAAGAGTGCTTGAACATTTAAGAGATCTGACTAGAAAATTTCAAGAAGAAACAGAAAATCTTTATAATTTAGAGGCAACTCCTGCTGAAGGTACTAGTTATCGTTTAGCTAAGATTGATAAATCTTTGTATGCTAATATCTTTACTTCTGGAAATGGAGTTCCTTATTATACTAATTCCACCAATTTACCTGTTGATTTTACGCAAGATATTTTTGAAGCTTTAGATCATCAAGATAAACTACAGCCTTTATATACAGGAGGAACAGTGTTTCATACCTACTTAGGTGAAGCAGTTTATGATAAAGATGCGTTGTGTAATTTTATTATAAAGGCTTTGTCTAATACTAAACTTCCTTATCTTTCTATTACTCCTACATTTTCTGTGTGCAAGAATGATGGTTATTTAGAGGGAGAGCATTTTGTTTGTCCTAAATGTGGAGAAGAGGCAGAAGTTTATACTAGAGTGGTTGGCTATTATCGCCCTGTTAAACAGTGGAATATGGGAAAACAAGCTGAATACAATTCTCGTAAGTTATTTGGAATTAGTTAG
- the hemB gene encoding porphobilinogen synthase, whose product MTFFRGRRLRKTQSLRDIVQETWLRPEDLVQPYFVVETSDKNFSKEITSMPGQFQLSLFKLEEKVTKAVDNGLKSVILFGIPEKKDEIASEAYNPKGIVQQAVHKLKRKFPDLVVITDVCLCEYTSHGHCGIIEDRHVQNDPTLKLLAKTALSHVKAGADIVAPSDMMDGRVKAIREILDKHGFIETPIMSYAVKYASSFYGPFREAAESTPQFGDRKSYQMNPANSNEAILEAKADFTEGADIIMVKPALPYLDILQRLKDSLFCPLAAYQVSGEYAQIKAASLNGWIDEKNVVLESLISIKRAGANLIISYFTEQVLKWL is encoded by the coding sequence ATGACTTTTTTTAGAGGGAGAAGACTTAGAAAAACGCAATCCCTAAGAGATATTGTTCAAGAAACTTGGCTCAGACCAGAAGATTTAGTTCAACCTTACTTTGTAGTAGAAACAAGCGATAAAAATTTTAGCAAAGAAATTACGTCAATGCCTGGGCAATTTCAACTTTCTTTGTTTAAATTAGAAGAAAAAGTGACAAAAGCAGTAGATAATGGTTTAAAATCTGTAATCTTATTTGGTATTCCAGAAAAAAAAGATGAAATAGCTTCAGAGGCTTATAATCCCAAAGGAATTGTTCAACAAGCTGTCCATAAATTAAAAAGAAAATTTCCTGATTTAGTAGTAATAACAGATGTATGTCTATGTGAATACACTTCTCACGGACATTGTGGTATTATTGAAGATAGGCATGTCCAAAATGATCCTACTTTGAAACTTTTAGCTAAAACAGCACTCTCCCACGTAAAGGCTGGGGCAGATATTGTAGCCCCATCTGATATGATGGATGGAAGAGTCAAAGCCATTCGAGAAATTTTAGACAAGCATGGATTTATTGAAACTCCAATTATGTCCTATGCTGTAAAATACGCATCTTCTTTTTACGGTCCTTTTAGAGAAGCAGCTGAAAGTACACCCCAATTTGGAGATAGAAAATCATATCAAATGAATCCAGCTAATAGTAATGAAGCCATATTAGAAGCTAAGGCAGATTTTACAGAAGGTGCTGATATTATCATGGTCAAACCAGCTCTACCTTACTTAGATATTTTGCAAAGACTTAAAGATTCTTTATTTTGTCCTCTAGCAGCCTATCAGGTAAGTGGAGAATATGCCCAAATTAAGGCTGCAAGCTTAAATGGTTGGATAGATGAAAAAAATGTGGTTTTAGAAAGTTTGATCTCAATTAAAAGAGCTGGAGCAAATCTTATTATAAGCTATTTTACAGAACAAGTCTTAAAATGGCTTTAA
- the purN gene encoding phosphoribosylglycinamide formyltransferase, whose protein sequence is MLPIAVLISGSGSNLQSIIDKIESGALQAEIKVVISNNPKAYGLERAKKHGLKRTVIEHTKFSSREDFEKRLVSEIEDAGAKVVILAGFMRILSPYFVRSFAQRILNIHPAILPSFPGLHGQKQAAQYGVKVSGCTVHFVDEKMDHGPIIIQAVVPALPEDDGNTLGERILKWEHRIYPQAISWLAEKRIEICGRKVKVKNAQPCFLGPFNEPGLVSPGLEDKFF, encoded by the coding sequence ATGCTTCCTATTGCTGTTTTAATTTCTGGTAGTGGTTCAAATTTGCAATCTATTATTGATAAAATAGAAAGTGGTGCTTTGCAGGCTGAGATTAAGGTAGTTATTTCCAATAATCCAAAAGCCTATGGTCTTGAAAGAGCCAAAAAACATGGATTAAAGAGAACTGTAATAGAACACACTAAGTTTTCTTCTAGAGAAGATTTTGAAAAGAGATTGGTATCTGAAATAGAAGATGCAGGGGCTAAAGTAGTAATTTTAGCTGGTTTTATGCGAATTTTATCTCCTTATTTTGTAAGGAGCTTTGCTCAGCGTATTTTAAATATTCATCCAGCAATACTTCCAAGTTTCCCTGGATTACATGGTCAAAAGCAAGCAGCTCAGTATGGAGTAAAAGTCTCAGGATGTACTGTGCATTTTGTAGATGAAAAGATGGATCATGGTCCAATAATAATTCAGGCGGTTGTTCCAGCTCTGCCAGAAGATGATGGTAATACTTTAGGAGAACGAATTTTAAAATGGGAGCATAGAATATATCCTCAGGCAATTTCTTGGTTGGCTGAGAAGAGAATAGAGATTTGTGGCCGAAAAGTAAAAGTGAAAAATGCACAACCTTGTTTTTTAGGTCCTTTTAATGAACCAGGTTTGGTAAGTCCTGGCCTAGAAGATAAATTCTTTTAG